Within bacterium, the genomic segment CTCCTCCTCTTTGTGTTTTGTGGAATGATGTGCCACTTGGATGACATAAGCAAAGAAAAGGCAAATCAATATGATGCTATCCTTAAGGTCTAGCCCCTTTCCATGCCAAATAAGGAATAGAGCAATAATGGCTGTAGCCCCTAAGTAAATCGTATCTATATGTGTATTGTGTGAAAGGGAGATTGTTTTTACCGGCTTTCTGCTTATTGTGGTAGAAACCAAGATAACCGAGCCATAACCCAATGTTATTAGCAAAGAGCAAGCACCAATGGTTGACCCAATAGCAACATCATAGTTTCCCTTGATTGATGCCCAGATAACAAACATATACTCGGGAAGGGTTCCAATTAAAGCAAGGAAGATTGAACCAACCAGATTAACACCATATCTCTTTGCAAGGCTTTCAGAGCCATAGCTAAGAATTGCCGAAGCAAATATGATGATTACTAAAAGGGCAAAAAAATGAAAGAATACCATTTAAGCTAAAAGCTTAAACTATTAAGTATGAAAAAGTCTAGGATTTTTGTATAATTTTGCTATGATTAGGATAAAGCTCTTAAGGAATAAGGACAAAAAAATAATTTCCTTCTCTTGTTCTGGTCATTCATTTTATAAGAAAAGGGGAGAGGATATAATATGTGCGGGTGTCTCTGCTATTTTACAAACCGCCCTTCTTGGGCTTTCAGAATACCTTAATTTAAAGCTTGATGTAAAGAAAAAAGATGGATTTCTTGAGGTAAAACTCTGCTCTCCTCCTCCAAAAGAGGCATTATCAATCCTTGAGACAATGAGGCTTGGCATTTATGGAATTTGTGAGAAATACCCCGGGTATATTGAGATTGTAGAAAAAAGGGAAGAAGGGGCTCCTTGCAAAGAATTACTTGCAAATTTAAAGGATTAGTGGTAAAATAAAAATAGGGTGAGAAGATGAAGAAATGCCTTTTGTTTGGGCTTCTCATCCAAAATGGAGGGAGATAGATGTGGCTTTGAAGGGGTGTTGGGTAGCTATAAATTTTAAATGACTTGAATTCTGGGGCAGATGCTTTTAGAGAGATGGTAATAAAAAGGGGAAGAATAATCTATGAAAGAAAACCTTGAGCTTGCCATAAAAATTTTAAAACGAGGTAAGTAATTATGGGTAAGGTGATTGAGAGGGTCAAAATGTGGAATGTGTGGGAAGAAGAGCAAATAAAAGAGGGCAGGTCTTTGCCCCTTGAGGTAGAGGCTATCATTGACACCGGTGCTACTCGGGTGTTACTACCTATTGATTTGGTTAAGCGTCTGGGTCTTAAGTTCTCAGGAAGAACAAAGGTCCGATATGCCGATGGAAGGATAGAGGAGAAAGATGTGGCCTTTGGTTTAAGAATTGAAATCCTTGGACGAGATACTGAATCCATGGTTGTCATCGAAAAGGAGGGTGTAAAACCCTTGCTTGGTCAGATTGTCCTTGAGGATACCGACCTTTTGGTAGACTGCAAAACAGGTAAAGTTATTCCCAATCCCGCATCCCCCGATATGCCGCTTTTAGAAGAGCTTTAGAAATCAAGAATTTTGTTGCAAATTTGAGGGATTAAGGTAAAATATAATGTAAATTGGAATTAAATAAACGATGATTATTGACTTAAGCTTGCCACTTTCTCCCATTGGCCCTGAGCATGATCAGCCAAAGATAGGTTATACAGACCACAAAAAGGGTGCATTCTTTCTTGGTCTGGCTGGATTGCTTTATAAAAAAGAGGGTGTCTTAAAAAGGCTTTTTCTTTGGCTTATTGGAAAATATAGAATAAAAGTAAATGAATGGCCTGAGGGAATAGGTTTAGCCTTTGAGGAGGTAAAAATGGACACCCACGCAGGAACCCATCTTGATGCACCCTGGCACTTTGGTCCATTATGTGAAGGAAAGAAGGCAAAGACAATCGATGAGATTCCTTTGGAATGGTGCTTCTCTGATGGTGTTGTCTTAGATTTAAGGCACAAAGAAGAGG encodes:
- a CDS encoding retroviral-like aspartic protease family protein, yielding MGKVIERVKMWNVWEEEQIKEGRSLPLEVEAIIDTGATRVLLPIDLVKRLGLKFSGRTKVRYADGRIEEKDVAFGLRIEILGRDTESMVVIEKEGVKPLLGQIVLEDTDLLVDCKTGKVIPNPASPDMPLLEEL
- a CDS encoding ribosomal-processing cysteine protease Prp; its protein translation is MIRIKLLRNKDKKIISFSCSGHSFYKKRGEDIICAGVSAILQTALLGLSEYLNLKLDVKKKDGFLEVKLCSPPPKEALSILETMRLGIYGICEKYPGYIEIVEKREEGAPCKELLANLKD